The window TCCATGCACGTTTTGTCCCTCATCCATCCCTTCCCCCTTTCTCCTCCTCTTATATCATGCATTTTCTCTACCTTtcacttaaaattaaaaactaaaaatcaaataCGAAATCGTTACCAAACACAACCTAAACAAAGCAATGTCTTACGAAGACCATGGGCGAAAGGACACTTAATTTGTAACGATCAGTTGCATCTATTTTCAACGATTAATCAATGAAATAACTCAAATGTACTATTGTTTTCCTTTAATTTGTAACATTTGTACTATTTTATAGACGAAGATACAGTTACAAAGACACTTCTTGTCTCCTTCCCAACATCTGTACTATTTTATACCAACAGAATACTTTCCGGATTATTTTGATGAGGATTTTGAAgatctgttcatcgtacatcggtCAGTTTTTGTAAAGAACtggttgtgtttaattttaaataaaaatatttaaaataatttttaactcaccatgtacgatgaacgaacaagATTTACAGAtctgaaatcctcacaaagaggatccggattctATGATTTGGGGAAGGAGACAAGGaatgtttcttcttttttgaaTAGCTATATTTGACACACACACATGAATAAACTACACAGTACGCTAAACTTGAATATAGACAAGCAGTAATTTCATCTTCTATTTTTCTTGTTAGCCAATAGCCATCTACAGACCTAGCTACTCTCCGAATCCAAGTTCGGATCTCCTCTCATAGTTTTTTACAACATTATTAAAATAACGCCCGaatcaattaaattaaacaattaCACGACAGAGAAATTTAAAATAGTAAACAAATAGGAAAAATGTACGAAAGTTTTAAGCACCTATgagaaagattgaagtttcccAATTTGTGGGGAGTGAGGAGAGGAATTGTGGGAGGTTGAGCAGCAGCAGACATCTCAGAATTCGAGTCGGTCGTCTGCCACCTGATCTTGCACTTGACCTTTTGTACTGGATTCTGGGatgaaggaaggaaggaaggaaggaatgaATACAGGACCCAATTGGGTCTTTATACGTTCAGTAGGAGCTTAAAAGTCCGCCCTGCAGCTTTCCTCCACAAAAGTCAGAGAAGGCTGGGTCCCACATCTCCCCTCCCTTGTGTGGAGGTGGCGGCGTCGGACGTCGGTGGGTGGATGATGGATCTCTCCAAAGCATTAATTAAACCGATTAGGTGAAGAGAGGTAGGAAGGTTTGATGAGGTCTGTGATTACGTTTGCGTGGGATGAAAATTCACCAGTTTTCCCCATGAAAAAGGACGTCCACGGAATGCGGGTGTAATGCCAGCCGCATGTCCATTTCGATTTTGCTTTTTCATCCTGCATTATTAGGCCATGGTTTGAATAGTATATTGTTTAGGTCCTTAAGGCCCTCCCCAACCAGAAGGATTAAAACATAACTCCGtctaaaattgtaattttgtaaaaaacataatttgaaatTAACAGTGTTAGATTATATCCATATAATATTCTTAACCGAATGAGCTAAACATAGCTCCATCAATTTCCGATGGATAGCTAGACTATAATTCCATCGAGCTCACCAAGTCATCATTTGGCTAAATGGGCATTAGGCTGGCTAAATGTAGCCCCCTTCTTAACCCTTTTTTGGGGCCCAGCTCCTCTACTGCACTATTTGAGTCAAATTCAACAACTATGTTTGAAAACATCCAAcagaaatataatttaaattaaccaataaatttaatacataaacttaaaactaaataaTTATTGAGAGGGTTATGTTTAGCTACTTCGGTGACGATATATAAGTATAGCCCGATACTGTTCAAtcatttcggttggagatggcctaaggtcATAATTTTGAGGATGTGTGAGACTAAATGCTTATTAGCtacaaaattatattagtttagatcgcttgaaatatttgacaacttaataaagAAAAACCAACTTAAAATCCATGAAAACTCATTTTCgcttttgttttattaattatcaAATATTTAAGATTCTGGATACAAACTAATATAATATTATGGCTAATATGCATTTGGTTCTCATAAATCTTCAAAATGAGAACCTTAATTAATCAATGAATTTATGACAAATTAAATAGTCCAGAAATAAAAGGCTCCAATCAAGTAGCATTGCACGATTACAATGGAAAATGACAAGGTTGCTAGCTTtgtgcaaaaaatattttatgcaGGTTCCCTAACGAGTGCTTTTAACACAATGGGCATACTCTCTATCGTGTAAAACTTTCTCAGAAATAAAGTTAAGATTTATTCAAAGCTGTTAcatggaagttttttttttttttttttttcggatcaCTATTTTTCTATAATCGTAATTTTTTTGGGAATATAGATTCATTGTAAGGATGAATTACGTTTTTTTatgggggtgtattcaattgggattttaaaatttttttaatgaaactaagtattcaatcagaattttaagtgattctctaaaattcaaggtgtattcaattaaaattttaagatagtttattaaaatctttagaaatccgagtgtattcaattaggatttttaaaaagtttataacatttcaggtgtattcaattagaaattgattttaaataatttgaaaaggatgaggaatttgagggaatttgagatattttgtaatgtattttaagcatccacaaatctcacatctcctCATGAGATTTCgggaaaattgaataaaaatttatatggaatttctacaaatcaattaaactccataaagatccaaggatttataaatccattaaattttctcaaattctcaattgaatataGTGACAGGtttcaattgaaaaatatgTTATGCAGAAACTTACGAATCAAAGATATATCCAAAAGCCAGATGAACAGATGTACAGTCAAACGTCTAGAGATTAATTATACTGTTAATTTCCAATAATCATAATATAAGATCATCACAAACTATCTTTATTAAACTCATTGGGCATGCAATCAGTTAGCATGTTCAAGTAACCACAAGCTACAAcactagacctggcaatttctgacacgacccgataacccgacacgacacgataCGAAATTAataggtgtttgggtcgacacgataacgaatcgggtcttatcgggtaacccgataagcacctgttaagataacgggttgggtcgggtatacacgtgggtaaacacgatacacgataagcagaatattatttttataattttataaccctcaaaaaatactgtaataattatatacattaattttacaattttatacccctaaaaattataataaatatatatatatattaaattaactataaaatttataataattataataattatatatactataataattatacccccaaaatattaagtctatctatactaattatatatatatatattaaattttataaaaactataataattattaattaataatttaatatgcatgatcatgcattgcatatttgcatgattttgcattcattgaaatttgatgcgtcaggactcagatgcgatttgtttccattctcaaatttcaataatcaatttcttgccattgccatttgccaacttgccgccctttttgaaaaaaaaaatggagggaaaatgaaaatgttaagaaaagttgaaaataaaacaaaaaagtgagggaattcaattagggaaagatgttggagggaaaagtgaaaatgataagaaaaagttgaaaatgaaacaaaaaagagagggaaaaataaaaattaatagaagtggtgaatctaagtataaataaactctaagtgttagtcaatctatcgttttacgaattcttcaaaactaatttcaacgatccaaaccgtcaaaattgtttgtatatgcttggagatcacatcagcaaaaaatcacaaaaaaaaaacattcagagatcaagtaaacgggacaaagcttttcaacggttataaatgaaaaatcacgatttaacggttattttaactccgattttgatgattttttataactacactccttgaccctatatgaatacaatgaatgaattcgatattcaatttaaaatatttacacaagtggataccacaaaatcttatgttatacttaataaaagtataaataaactctaagcgttagtcaatctatcgttttacaaattctccaaaactaatttcaacgatccaaaccgtcaaaattgtttgtatatgcttggagatcacatcagcaaaaaatcacaaaaaaaaaaacattcagagatcaggtaacgggacaaagcttttcaacggttataaacgaaaaatcacgatttaacggttattttaactccgattttgatgattttttataactacactccttgaccctatatgaatacaatgaatgaattcgatcttcaatttaaaatatttacacaagtggataccacaaaatcttatgttatacttaataaaagtataaataaactctaagcgttagtcaatctatcgttttacgaattctccaaaactaatttcaacgatccaaaccgtcaaaattgtttgtatatgcttggagatcacatcagcaaaaaatcacaaaaaaaaaacattcagagatcaagtaacgggacaaagcttttcaacggttataaacgaaaaatcacgatttaacggttattttaactccgattttgatgattttttataactacactccttgaccctatatgaatacaatgaatgaattcgatcttcaatttaaaatatttacacaagtggataccacaaaatcttatgttatacttaataaaagtataaataaactctaagtgttagtcaatcttaaaaacaaaaactctttatccttgcacatttaatatttgtaatagattagtagtgtatgtattattttttttattaggctttcattttcgagtgtagatatagtacttgaacgagaaatgttttaatgttttcaagtaatatttatgtcgcaatgtgtggtatgtgcaaattttaaaaaaaatatatttttttcttaacgggtcataacgggtcgggtcactttacccgttgggtaaagtgacacgacctgttaaggacccgttaagataacgggtgtgacacgacacgacccgtttgccaggtctaTACAACACTACACTTGAACTTGATACAGATTGAACAATGCAGAAACTTATTATACAAATGAGAACTTTACAATGTCGTCAGCCAACTTCTGCCcctcaatttattattttctctagTTATCCAAACCGTGCAAGAAAAGCAACAAGAAAACATGTACGCAGAATAATGCGAGAATTTAAGAAAGATAAGAGTGTATAAGCTTCCATATGCTGAACGAATCCTATGCAGTGGTGTCAAGGAACGGATAATCAGTGTAGCCAATAACCGGTTCAGACACGTAGAAAGTGTTTCTGTTGTACTCGTTCAGAGGAGCATTAAGCTCAAACCTCTTCGGCAAGTCTGGGTTAGCCAAGAACCAACGACCATAAGCAATAAGATCTGCACGGCCCTCAGCCACAGCATTGTTCCCATCTTCCCTGTCATAACCACCAGCAGCAATGAAGGTACCATTAAAAGCCTTTCTCATGGGTACAAGACTGTGGGGGCAATCACTTTTTTCTCCAACTGTCTTCATCCTAGGCTCAACCATATGGCAGTACAGGATCCCATATTTGTTCAACGAATTGGCCAGATAAAGGCCCAACGCTTTCGGATCTGAATCCCCTGATTCCATATAGCTGGCAAATGGAGATAATCTAATTCCAACTTTATCCGCTCCTATCTCATTAACAACAGCTTCAACGACTTCCAGAGCAAATCGACAACGATTCTCCAATGATCCCCCATATTGGTCTGTTCGATCATTCACTTGATCTTTCAGAAACTGATCAATAAGGTATCCATGGGCCCCATGAATTTCTACTCCATCAAAGCCTGTATATCAGACAACCCATTTCAGTGCACCAAATATTATTTGTAATCTAGCATGAACTATTGTCACACATCTAGTTAAACTGCAATTAACGCCTTTAACTACATTTGTAAGATTAGAGATGGTTTGTTTGCTTCTGTTGAAAGTAATTTTGAGTTCTCACTAATTTTATTTCGTACTTAAGTAAAGACAAATTACCAGCTTCTATAGCGTTCCTTGCAGCAAGTCTAAAATCATTGACTATTTGTGGGACTTCATCTGTCCTTAATCGCCTTGGAGGAGAAAAATCAGCAACATCAATGCCATTAGATCGTATTTGGGGGGTTAGTGGCTTGTCAGTAGAAGAGATTGGAGCTTGCCCA of the Pyrus communis chromosome 1, drPyrComm1.1, whole genome shotgun sequence genome contains:
- the LOC137736098 gene encoding putative 12-oxophytodienoate reductase 11, producing the protein MATTNQAQGAGPAIPLLSPYKFGKFNLSHRVVLAPLTRQRSYGNVPQPHAILYYSQRTSKGGLLIAEATGVSDTAQGYPDTPGIWTKEQVEAWKPIVDAVHAKGGIFFCQIWHVGRVSNTGFQPNGQAPISSTDKPLTPQIRSNGIDVADFSPPRRLRTDEVPQIVNDFRLAARNAIEAGFDGVEIHGAHGYLIDQFLKDQVNDRTDQYGGSLENRCRFALEVVEAVVNEIGADKVGIRLSPFASYMESGDSDPKALGLYLANSLNKYGILYCHMVEPRMKTVGEKSDCPHSLVPMRKAFNGTFIAAGGYDREDGNNAVAEGRADLIAYGRWFLANPDLPKRFELNAPLNEYNRNTFYVSEPVIGYTDYPFLDTTA